The Punica granatum isolate Tunisia-2019 chromosome 4, ASM765513v2, whole genome shotgun sequence genome has a window encoding:
- the LOC116203494 gene encoding putative RING-H2 finger protein ATL21B isoform X2, giving the protein MWLCRFINFLRKELPSSTITHMDSHYYHLFLLLSICFLLELPRIESSVITCPPLSCSVDSQPVHFPFRLMTSRLGQGPRCGFPAFGLSCNNQSQTLLNLPGSGDFSVQHIDYKAQTVWLNDPYGCLPGRLLNFSLSGSPLREAHAPRSFTFLNCSSLPNGAISPPVRPVPCREGQNYTVVYALTSRIHNWSYMGGCEELGTVMVPVPLESGSDLGEGVLLKWDTPNCKSCLARGGVCGRKSGSNLEIGCTNIKSQGLPRSAKYGIIIGVGIPGLLCLIGFACYIGGRVSAYARWHQRADYPDHSAPVARPLELHSTRGLDGPTIESYPKTLLGESRRLPKPNDNTCPICLSEYRSKETLRTIPECSHYFHADCIDQWLKMNSTCPLCRNSPCASAAMTPSESTSTSTSSSSRLMV; this is encoded by the exons ATGTGGCTATGCcgatttattaattttctacGAAAAG AACTTCCATCCTCCACAATAACACACATGGATTCTCATTACTAtcatctcttcctcctcctctcaaTATGCTTCCTCCTTGAACTTCCTCGTATCGAATCGAGCGTCATAACGTGCCCGCCTTTGTCCTGCTCCGTCGACTCCCAGCCGGTGCACTTCCCCTTCCGCCTGATGACCAGCCGCCTCGGCCAAGGACCACGGTGCGGCTTCCCCGCTTTTGGACTCTCTTGCAACAACCAAAGCCAGACACTCCTCAACCTCCCTGGCTCTGGCGACTTCTCTGTCCAGCACATCGACTACAAGGCCCAGACGGTCTGGCTGAACGACCCCTATGGCTGCCTCCCCGGACGGCTCCTCAACTTCAGCCTCTCCGGCTCCCCGTTAAGGGAAGCCCATGCTCCCCGGAGCTTCACCTTTCTCAATTGCTCCTCCTTGCCAAATGGCGCCATTTCTCCGCCGGTGAGACCAGTGCCTTGCCGAGAGGGGCAGAACTACACGGTTGTGTATGCCCTGACCAGCAGGATTCATAACTGGTCCTACATGGGGGGGTGCGAGGAACTGGGGACAGTCATGGTTCCGGTCCCACTGGAGTCTGGTTCGGATCTTGGCGAGGGTGTTCTTCTGAAGTGGGACACGCCCAACTGCAAGTCCTGCCTGGCTCGTGGAGGTGTTTGCGGGCGGAAGAGCGGATCTAACTTGGAGATCGGATGCACCAATATCAAGAGCCAAG GTCTTCCAAGAAGCGCCAAGTATGGCATCATCATAGGCGTGGGCATACCGGGATTACTGTGTCTCATCGGGTTTGCGTGCTACATTGGAGGCAGAGTTAGTGCCTATGCCCGATGGCACCAGCGTGCAGATTATCCAGACCACTCTGCCCCAGTGGCTCGACCGCTAGAGCTCCATTCCACTCGGGGTTTGGATGGGCCGACAATAGAGTCGTACCCAAAGACTCTTCTTGGAGAGAGCCGGCGGCTACCCAAGCCCAATGATAACACATGCCCGATATGCCTGAGCGAGTATCGGTCCAAGGAGACACTGAGGACTATTCCGGAGTGCAGCCACTACTTCCATGCCGACTGCATCGACCAATGGCTCAAAATGAACTCGACCTGCCCGCTTTGTCGAAATTCACCCTGTGCATCTGCTGCGATGACACCTTCTGAATCTACTTCTACATCGACATCATCATCCTCGCGGTTGATGGTTTAA
- the LOC116203494 gene encoding putative RING-H2 finger protein ATL21B isoform X1, which yields MWLCRFINFLRKELPSSTITHMDSHYYHLFLLLSICFLLELPRIESSVITCPPLSCSVDSQPVHFPFRLMTSRLGQGPRCGFPAFGLSCNNQSQTLLNLPGSGDFSVQHIDYKAQTVWLNDPYGCLPGRLLNFSLSGSPLREAHAPRSFTFLNCSSLPNGAISPPVRPVPCREGQNYTVVYALTSRIHNWSYMGGCEELGTVMVPVPLESGSDLGEGVLLKWDTPNCKSCLARGGVCGRKSGSNLEIGCTNIKSQGNLIGLPRSAKYGIIIGVGIPGLLCLIGFACYIGGRVSAYARWHQRADYPDHSAPVARPLELHSTRGLDGPTIESYPKTLLGESRRLPKPNDNTCPICLSEYRSKETLRTIPECSHYFHADCIDQWLKMNSTCPLCRNSPCASAAMTPSESTSTSTSSSSRLMV from the exons ATGTGGCTATGCcgatttattaattttctacGAAAAG AACTTCCATCCTCCACAATAACACACATGGATTCTCATTACTAtcatctcttcctcctcctctcaaTATGCTTCCTCCTTGAACTTCCTCGTATCGAATCGAGCGTCATAACGTGCCCGCCTTTGTCCTGCTCCGTCGACTCCCAGCCGGTGCACTTCCCCTTCCGCCTGATGACCAGCCGCCTCGGCCAAGGACCACGGTGCGGCTTCCCCGCTTTTGGACTCTCTTGCAACAACCAAAGCCAGACACTCCTCAACCTCCCTGGCTCTGGCGACTTCTCTGTCCAGCACATCGACTACAAGGCCCAGACGGTCTGGCTGAACGACCCCTATGGCTGCCTCCCCGGACGGCTCCTCAACTTCAGCCTCTCCGGCTCCCCGTTAAGGGAAGCCCATGCTCCCCGGAGCTTCACCTTTCTCAATTGCTCCTCCTTGCCAAATGGCGCCATTTCTCCGCCGGTGAGACCAGTGCCTTGCCGAGAGGGGCAGAACTACACGGTTGTGTATGCCCTGACCAGCAGGATTCATAACTGGTCCTACATGGGGGGGTGCGAGGAACTGGGGACAGTCATGGTTCCGGTCCCACTGGAGTCTGGTTCGGATCTTGGCGAGGGTGTTCTTCTGAAGTGGGACACGCCCAACTGCAAGTCCTGCCTGGCTCGTGGAGGTGTTTGCGGGCGGAAGAGCGGATCTAACTTGGAGATCGGATGCACCAATATCAAGAGCCAAGGTAATTTAATAG GTCTTCCAAGAAGCGCCAAGTATGGCATCATCATAGGCGTGGGCATACCGGGATTACTGTGTCTCATCGGGTTTGCGTGCTACATTGGAGGCAGAGTTAGTGCCTATGCCCGATGGCACCAGCGTGCAGATTATCCAGACCACTCTGCCCCAGTGGCTCGACCGCTAGAGCTCCATTCCACTCGGGGTTTGGATGGGCCGACAATAGAGTCGTACCCAAAGACTCTTCTTGGAGAGAGCCGGCGGCTACCCAAGCCCAATGATAACACATGCCCGATATGCCTGAGCGAGTATCGGTCCAAGGAGACACTGAGGACTATTCCGGAGTGCAGCCACTACTTCCATGCCGACTGCATCGACCAATGGCTCAAAATGAACTCGACCTGCCCGCTTTGTCGAAATTCACCCTGTGCATCTGCTGCGATGACACCTTCTGAATCTACTTCTACATCGACATCATCATCCTCGCGGTTGATGGTTTAA
- the LOC116203494 gene encoding putative RING-H2 finger protein ATL21B isoform X3: protein MDSHYYHLFLLLSICFLLELPRIESSVITCPPLSCSVDSQPVHFPFRLMTSRLGQGPRCGFPAFGLSCNNQSQTLLNLPGSGDFSVQHIDYKAQTVWLNDPYGCLPGRLLNFSLSGSPLREAHAPRSFTFLNCSSLPNGAISPPVRPVPCREGQNYTVVYALTSRIHNWSYMGGCEELGTVMVPVPLESGSDLGEGVLLKWDTPNCKSCLARGGVCGRKSGSNLEIGCTNIKSQGNLIGLPRSAKYGIIIGVGIPGLLCLIGFACYIGGRVSAYARWHQRADYPDHSAPVARPLELHSTRGLDGPTIESYPKTLLGESRRLPKPNDNTCPICLSEYRSKETLRTIPECSHYFHADCIDQWLKMNSTCPLCRNSPCASAAMTPSESTSTSTSSSSRLMV from the exons ATGGATTCTCATTACTAtcatctcttcctcctcctctcaaTATGCTTCCTCCTTGAACTTCCTCGTATCGAATCGAGCGTCATAACGTGCCCGCCTTTGTCCTGCTCCGTCGACTCCCAGCCGGTGCACTTCCCCTTCCGCCTGATGACCAGCCGCCTCGGCCAAGGACCACGGTGCGGCTTCCCCGCTTTTGGACTCTCTTGCAACAACCAAAGCCAGACACTCCTCAACCTCCCTGGCTCTGGCGACTTCTCTGTCCAGCACATCGACTACAAGGCCCAGACGGTCTGGCTGAACGACCCCTATGGCTGCCTCCCCGGACGGCTCCTCAACTTCAGCCTCTCCGGCTCCCCGTTAAGGGAAGCCCATGCTCCCCGGAGCTTCACCTTTCTCAATTGCTCCTCCTTGCCAAATGGCGCCATTTCTCCGCCGGTGAGACCAGTGCCTTGCCGAGAGGGGCAGAACTACACGGTTGTGTATGCCCTGACCAGCAGGATTCATAACTGGTCCTACATGGGGGGGTGCGAGGAACTGGGGACAGTCATGGTTCCGGTCCCACTGGAGTCTGGTTCGGATCTTGGCGAGGGTGTTCTTCTGAAGTGGGACACGCCCAACTGCAAGTCCTGCCTGGCTCGTGGAGGTGTTTGCGGGCGGAAGAGCGGATCTAACTTGGAGATCGGATGCACCAATATCAAGAGCCAAGGTAATTTAATAG GTCTTCCAAGAAGCGCCAAGTATGGCATCATCATAGGCGTGGGCATACCGGGATTACTGTGTCTCATCGGGTTTGCGTGCTACATTGGAGGCAGAGTTAGTGCCTATGCCCGATGGCACCAGCGTGCAGATTATCCAGACCACTCTGCCCCAGTGGCTCGACCGCTAGAGCTCCATTCCACTCGGGGTTTGGATGGGCCGACAATAGAGTCGTACCCAAAGACTCTTCTTGGAGAGAGCCGGCGGCTACCCAAGCCCAATGATAACACATGCCCGATATGCCTGAGCGAGTATCGGTCCAAGGAGACACTGAGGACTATTCCGGAGTGCAGCCACTACTTCCATGCCGACTGCATCGACCAATGGCTCAAAATGAACTCGACCTGCCCGCTTTGTCGAAATTCACCCTGTGCATCTGCTGCGATGACACCTTCTGAATCTACTTCTACATCGACATCATCATCCTCGCGGTTGATGGTTTAA
- the LOC116203495 gene encoding mitochondrial inner membrane protein OXA1-like — translation MSGETQPFSPAKILSQYPQQLSRCFLGQKLLQLLFVANRRLLLLPYLSTADGKNADNVGLVTDILTNTNVQAVASHAATLNEVAIAAADSYFLVMCLQYVIDYVHQFSGLNWWASIVLTTLLIRGLTLLLVINQLKHSSKLAIIWPCMEEISNEMREKGMDSMAVAECQRKLQQLFKESGIGPFTVLKGMVIQGPVFISFLLAITNMAFNLSKIVKSLLAH, via the exons ATGTCAGGAGAAACTCAACCCTTTTCTCCAGCAAAGATCCTTTCTCAGTACCCTCAACAGCTCAGTCGCTGCTTTCTGGGACAGAAGCTGCTCCAGCTTCTCTTTGTCGCCAATCGGCGGCTCCTCCTACTGCCTTATCTGTCCACCGCTGATGGCAAAAATGCAGACAATGTCGGTCTAGTTACTGACATCCTCACAAACACGAACGTGCAAGCTGTTGCTTCTCACGCAGCTACGTTGAACGAAGTTGCTATTGCCGCTGCTGATTCCTATTTCCTGGTCATGTGCTTGCAGTACGTGATCGATTATGTGCATCAGTTTAGTGGCTTGAACTGGTGGGCCTCCATTGTTTTGACGACTCTTTTGATTCGAGGACTGACCCTCCTTCTCGTAATAAACCAACTGAAACACTCTTCCAAACTCGCCATCATTTGGCCCTGTATGGAAGAGATAAGCAATGAGATGCGGGAGAAAGGCATGGATTCTATGGCTGTGGCCGAATGTCAGAGGAAGTTGCAGCAACTGTTCAAAGA GTCTGGCATCGGTCCATTTACAGTGCTAAAGGGAATGGTTATTCAGGGCCCTGTCTTCATCAGTTTTTTACTTGCT ATAACGAACATGGCTTTCAATCTTTCAAAAATTGTCAAGAGCCTACTTGCTCACTGA
- the LOC116203493 gene encoding mitochondrial inner membrane protein OXA1-like — MAYRRTLSTRASLIARRYHPSLSYLLHNGEDRRDNSFEERPCQEKLNPFLQQRSFLSTLNSSAGFSAAVRGRGCLGFSLSPSSGSPYCRYMSTTVGGNADNIDLISDVADVLTDTTVQAVASQAPMVNEVAIAAADSYYPVMYLQYFIDYVHQLSGLNWWASIVLTTLLIRGLTLPLLINQLKATSKLAIIRPRMEEIKNEMQEKSMDPTAVTEGQRKLQQLFTESGVSPFTPLKGIFIQAPVFISFFLAVTNMAEKVPSFKNGGAYWFTDLTTPDSLYILPILTALSFLITVEFNMQEGMEGNPSAGTIKNVSRVFAVLTVPLTMSFPKAIFCYWVTSNLFSLVYGYVLKKSGLKKYLGIPEIPVTPPTTTSKPAFSVFSVLKQPTPMTEQSLSVPTTPSKLADRKVSSSAVLSQRLRSLEKEVKGRKKNKKR, encoded by the exons ATGGCTTATAGGCGTACTCTCTCTACGCGGGCAAGCCTAATTGCTCGGAGATACCACCCCTCACTCAGTTACCTCCTTCATAATGGCGAAGACCGCCGAGATAACTCCTTCGAAGAAAGGCCATGTCAGGAGAAACTCAACCCCTTTCTCCAGCAAAGATCTTTTCTCAGTACCCTCAACAGCTCTGCCGGTTTCAGTGCTGCTGTCCGGGGCAGAGGCTGCTTGGGCTTCTCTTTGTCTCCAAGCAGTGGCTCCCCATACTGCCGGTATATGTCCACCACTGTCGGCGGAAACGCAGACAACATCGATCTGATTAGCGACGTTGCGGATGTCCTCACAGACACAACCGTGCAAGCGGTTGCTTCTCAGGCACCCATGGTGAATGAAGTTGCTATTGCTGCTGCGGATTCGTATTATCCGGTCATGTACTTGCAGTACTTTATCGATTATGTTCATCAGCTTAGTGGCTTGAACTGGTGGGCATCCATTGTGTTGACCACTCTTTTGATTCGAGGATTGACCCTCCCGCTTTTGATAAACCAACTGAAAGCAACTTCGAAACTCGCCATTATTCGCCCCCGTATGGAGGAGATAAAAAATGAGATGCAGGAGAAAAGCATGGATCCTACGGCTGTGACTGAAGGTCAGAGGAAGTTGCAGCAACTGTTCACAGA GTCTGGCGTTAGTCCATTTACACCGCTGAAGGGAATTTTTATTCAGGCCCCTGTCTTCATCAGTTTTTTCCTTGCT GTAACAAACATGGCTGAAAAGGTTCCATCTTTCAAAAATGGAGGTGCCTACTGGTTCACTGATCTCACCACTCCCGATAGTCTCTACATCCTCCCAATTTTGACAGCGTTGTCGTTCCTAATTACGGTGGAG TTCAACATGCAGGAGGGCATGGAAGGTAATCCTTCCGCAGGTACAATCAAGAATGTGTCTAGGGTCTTTGCTGTTCTTACTGTACCGCTTACCATGAGTTTCCCGAAG GCAATATTCTGTTACTGGGTTACATCCAACTTATTTTCACTAGTCTACGGATACG TTCTCAAGAAATCTGGTCTAAAGAAGTACCTGGGCATCCCTGAGATCCCTGTGACCCCACCAACCACTACTTCGAAACCCGCCTTCTCTGTGTTTTCGGTACTCAAACAGCCCACACCAATGACTGAGCAGTCCTTATCGGTACCCACTACTCCGTCCAAACTTGCCGACCGAAAAGTCTCTTCTTCTGCTGTCCTTAGTCAGAGGCTGAGAAGTCTAGAGAAAGAGGTGAAGGGAagaaagaagaataagaagagGTGA
- the LOC116203492 gene encoding uncharacterized protein LOC116203492 gives MELDSVLVRLCIESACSSRDSVERWRMQRRTLQRLPPQLASALLRRLLQRRLLSPSLLEAFKYCVDEVDLRGETSVDAEWMAYLGGFRYLHYLNVADCHRVTSSALWPIAGMTHLKELDLTRCVKFTDAGIKHLLSISTLEKLFLSETHLTAAGVALLASLSNLSVLDLGGLPVTDQALRSLQVLTKLQCLDLWGSKVSDNGVAALQMFPKLSYLNLAWTSVSLLPYFASLESLNMSNCIINSVFKYHGDKPHLSELRIAGATLENEAEAFEHIEKSFLTCLDAARSSLSRFGFLSCMVGLKYLDLSSTGLGDESVEHIARIGMNLRNLNLSNTRVSSAGVEALAGCVPNLENLSLSYTQIDDFAVLYISTMPALKAIDLSHTSIKGFIPKVGDESDQALSLTALESHHLEKLNLENTLVEDDSLFPLSKLQQLRQLSLRNCSLTDISLHRLSPLTELKSLCFCDVVLTNHGLDSFKPPATLEMLDIRGCWLLTEDAISSFHEKYPQVVVRHELVPVLPQESESSSSCTPPSRITSKSKQVTSQTPEKLQLSANFLDQRLKYNREELLALRYSSLSLAPNNGDNVPKIQLD, from the exons atggaGTTGGATAGCGTACTGGTTCGCCTGTGCATTGAATCGGCCTGCAGCAGTCGCGATAGCGTGGAGAGGTGGCGGATGCAGCGGCGGACCCTCCAACGCTTGCCCCCTCAGCTCGCCTCCGCCCTCCTCCGCCGCCTCCTCCAGCGCCGcctcctctctccctccctcctcgA GGCTTTCAAATACTGTGTCGATGAGGTTGACCTTAGAGGTGAGACCTCTGTGGATGCAGAGTGGATGGCATACTTGGGGGGGTTCCGTTATCTCCACTACTTGAACGTTGCAGATTGCCATAGAGTTACCAGTTCGGCTCTTTGGCCTATTGCAG GTATGACTCACTTAAAGGAGTTGGATCTTACCAGATGTGTCAAGTTTACCGATGCTGGCATTAAGCATCTTTTGTCAATTTCAACCTTGGAAAAGTTATTTCTCTCAGAGACTCACCTCACAGCAGCAGGAGTTGCTCTTCTTGCTTCTCTTTCAAACTTGTCTGTTTTGGACCTTGGTGGTTTACCAGTCACTGATCAGGCTTTGAGGTCTCTTCAG GTTCTGACAAAGCTGCAGTGCCTTGACCTATGGGGGAGCAAAGTATCAGATAATGGTGTTGCTGCTCTTCAAATGTTCCCAAAGTTGAGCTATTTGAATTTAGCTTGGACAAGTGTGTCGTTGTTACCATATTTTGCATCTCTTGAGTCTCTAAATATGAgtaattgtattattaattCTGTATTCAAATACCATGGTGATAAACCTCATCTATCAGAGCTACGCATTGCGGGGGCCACTTTAGAAAATGAGGCTGAAGCCTTTGAGCATATTGAGAAAAGTTTCCTGACCTGTTTAGATGCAGCTAGGAGTTCTCTTAGCAGATTCGGCTTCTTATCTTGTATGGTAGGACTCAAATATTTGGATCTTAGTTCTACTGGGTTAGGTGATGAATCTGTGGAACACATTGCAAGAATAGGGATGAACTTGAGAAATCTTAACCTCAGCAATACAAGAGTCTCTTCTGCAGGGGTTGAGGCCCTCGCTGGATGTGTTCCAAATCTTGAAAACCTGTCATTATCTTACACACAGATTGATGATTTTGCCGTGTTATATATCAGCACGATGCCGGCACTCAAAGCTATTGACTTGAGTCACACAAGTATAAAAG GTTTCATTCCGAAAGTGGGTGATGAATCAGATCAGGCGCTCTCACTGACAGCTCTGGAAAGTCATCATTTGGAAAAGCTCAATTTGGAGAATACCCTGGTGGAAGATGATTCCCTCTTCCCATTATCTAAGCTACAGCAGTTGCGGCAATTGTCTCTTCGAAATTGTTCTCTGACAGATATCTCTCTGCACCGGTTGTCACCCCTCACTGAGCTAAAGAGTCTTTGCTTTTGCGACGTTGTTCTGACAAATCACGGGCTCGATTCGTTCAAACCTCCAGCGACCCTGGAGATGCTCGACATTAGAGGATGCTGGCTTCTAACTGAGGATGCGATATCATCATTTCATGAAAAGTACCCTCAAGTCGTTGTGAGGCACGAACTTGTTCCTGTCTTACCACAAGAAAGTGAGTCGTCCTCTTCCTGTACGCCTCCATCAAGAATAACTTCAAAGTCGAAGCAAGTGACGAGTCAAACTCCGGAAAAACTGCAATTGTCTGCTAACTTTTTAG ATCAGAGGTTGAAATATAACAGAGAAGAGCTACTTGCCCTAAGGTACTCATCATTATCTCTTGCTCCGAACAATGGAGACAATGTACCGAAGATCCAATTAGATTAG
- the LOC116202781 gene encoding probable protein phosphatase 2C 8 isoform X2: MESESRRRRVARKMMEHGDSMLSECTLQLRSRQFTKMWKRDADEHPAAPREHSADDSTEKLVDGACADDAGTPGAEREETGIREQEVGVKEEENERRESTCVSHGSISVMGRQRVMEDAVMVVPEAVTWGLSSYDFFAVYDGHGGSSVADLCRDRMHKLLSRETEECSPDRGGGGLVDWSKVMAACFQKMDEEVRLSGGDSQDIASVTEVDGRSSPEATVGCTAVVAVVGKEEIVVANCGDSRAVLCRGDDAVPLSRDHKPDRPDERNRIEAAGGSVINWNGSRVLGVLATSRSIAYSSLGFILGSWMKIQ; encoded by the exons ATGGAAAGCGAAAGCAGACGCAGAAGGGTCGCCCGGAAGATGATGGAACACGGTGATAGTATGTTGTCGGAATGTACTCTGCAGTTACGAAGTCGGCAATTCACGAAGATGTGGAAGAGAGATGCAGATGAGCACCCGGCCGCCCCTCGGGAGCATTCTGCTGATGATTCGACCGAGAAGTTGGTTGATGGAGCGTGTGCAGATGATGCCGGCACCCCTGGGGCCGAGAGAGAAGAGACTGGTATCAGGGAGCAGGAGGTCGGCgtaaaggaggaggagaacgAGCGGAGAGAGTCAACTTGCGTGTCACACGGGTCGATCTCGGTCATGGGGCGGCAGAGGGTGATGGAGGATGCAGTTATGGTGGTGCCGGAGGCGGTGACCTGGGGCCTGAGCTCTTATGATTTCTTTGCTGTTTACGATGGCCACGGGGGTTCCAGTGTGGCGGACTTGTGCCGCGATCGTATGCACAAGCTGCTGTCCCGCGAGACGGAGGAGTGCAGCCCGGATCGTGGAGGAGGAGGGCTGGTTGACTGGAGCAAGGTGATGGCGGCGTGCTTCCAGAAGATGGACGAGGAGGTCAGACTCAGTGGTGGTGACAGCCAGGACATTGCCAGTGTGACAGAGGTGGATGGTCGCTCATCGCCAGAGGCGACAGTGGGGTGCACAGCGGTAGTGGCAGTGGTTGGAAAGGAGGAGATCGTAGTGGCGAACTGCGGCGACTCAAGGGCAGTTCTGTGTCGGGGGGACGATGCTGTTCCATTGTCTCGCGATCATAAG CCCGACAGGCCTGATGAAAGGAATAGAATTGAAGCAGCAGGAGGAAGTGTCATAAACTGGAatggttcccgtgttttagGTGTTTTGGCTACTTCAAGATCGATTG CCTATAGCTCACTTGGGTTCATCTTAGGTTCTTGGATGAAAATCCAATAA
- the LOC116202781 gene encoding protein phosphatase 2C 51-like isoform X1, translating to MESESRRRRVARKMMEHGDSMLSECTLQLRSRQFTKMWKRDADEHPAAPREHSADDSTEKLVDGACADDAGTPGAEREETGIREQEVGVKEEENERRESTCVSHGSISVMGRQRVMEDAVMVVPEAVTWGLSSYDFFAVYDGHGGSSVADLCRDRMHKLLSRETEECSPDRGGGGLVDWSKVMAACFQKMDEEVRLSGGDSQDIASVTEVDGRSSPEATVGCTAVVAVVGKEEIVVANCGDSRAVLCRGDDAVPLSRDHKPDRPDERNRIEAAGGSVINWNGSRVLGVLATSRSIGDRYLEPYVISVPEVTVNKRTEVDNFLVIASDGLWDVVSSEVACLVVKRCLEGRIRWRSERECSCNRAADGAAMLIELAIARGSKDNISVIVVDLKKSSSSSS from the exons ATGGAAAGCGAAAGCAGACGCAGAAGGGTCGCCCGGAAGATGATGGAACACGGTGATAGTATGTTGTCGGAATGTACTCTGCAGTTACGAAGTCGGCAATTCACGAAGATGTGGAAGAGAGATGCAGATGAGCACCCGGCCGCCCCTCGGGAGCATTCTGCTGATGATTCGACCGAGAAGTTGGTTGATGGAGCGTGTGCAGATGATGCCGGCACCCCTGGGGCCGAGAGAGAAGAGACTGGTATCAGGGAGCAGGAGGTCGGCgtaaaggaggaggagaacgAGCGGAGAGAGTCAACTTGCGTGTCACACGGGTCGATCTCGGTCATGGGGCGGCAGAGGGTGATGGAGGATGCAGTTATGGTGGTGCCGGAGGCGGTGACCTGGGGCCTGAGCTCTTATGATTTCTTTGCTGTTTACGATGGCCACGGGGGTTCCAGTGTGGCGGACTTGTGCCGCGATCGTATGCACAAGCTGCTGTCCCGCGAGACGGAGGAGTGCAGCCCGGATCGTGGAGGAGGAGGGCTGGTTGACTGGAGCAAGGTGATGGCGGCGTGCTTCCAGAAGATGGACGAGGAGGTCAGACTCAGTGGTGGTGACAGCCAGGACATTGCCAGTGTGACAGAGGTGGATGGTCGCTCATCGCCAGAGGCGACAGTGGGGTGCACAGCGGTAGTGGCAGTGGTTGGAAAGGAGGAGATCGTAGTGGCGAACTGCGGCGACTCAAGGGCAGTTCTGTGTCGGGGGGACGATGCTGTTCCATTGTCTCGCGATCATAAG CCCGACAGGCCTGATGAAAGGAATAGAATTGAAGCAGCAGGAGGAAGTGTCATAAACTGGAatggttcccgtgttttagGTGTTTTGGCTACTTCAAGATCGATTG GTGACCGTTACTTGGAGCCGTATGTGATATCGGTACCGGAAGTGACGGTCAACAAGAGGACTGAAGTGGATAATTTCCTTGTGATAGCAAGTGACGGACTCTGGGACGTGGTCTCAAGCGAAGTGGCCTGCTTGGTTGTAAAGAGGTGCCTCGAGGGGCGAATTAGGTGGAGATCCGAGAGGGAGTGTAGCTGTAACAGAGCTGCGGACGGGGCGGCCATGCTCATTGAGCTGGCAATTGCTCGAGGTAGCAAGGACAACATAAGCGTCATTGTGGTCGATCTCAAGAAGTCGAGCAGCAGTAGCTCTTGA